From the genome of Pseudomonas sp. WJP1:
TGGTCAAGGAAGCCATTGTCGAGCAGGCCGACCTGATTCGCCAGTTTGAACATTACATTCGCGGGCACTGAGACAAACTGTTTATCAGCGCAACTCAAAGGGGACGGATGGGCGGGTAGACGCCAATTCGTCCGCTTTTTTTTCGGGGTCACCCGAATATCAGAACTTGAACGCCTGTCGTCCTACCAGTAGCCATTTTCCGCTCTGTTTTTGCCAGATCTGGAAGTTCTCGATTTCCGTCGGGACCACCTCGGTGCCTTTGAGGGCCTGGGCCGAGAAGTGGTGGCGAACCAAGGCAACATCGCCGGAAACGGTGATGGTCTGGTTTTGCATCTCAAGGGTCTTGAAAGCACTTTTGCCGGTTTCGATATCGGCGATGAATTGCTGCTTGTCCTGGATCTTGCCGCTGGAATGGCCGTAGGTGAGGTTTTCGGCGGTCAACGCGTTCAGCTCGGCAATGTCCTTGTGCAGCATCGCCTGGGTCAAGTGATCGACGGCTTGTGCCACGTCCTTGTCCCCGGCAGCCGGGGTCGCGGCGGCGTAGCAGCTGAACAGGCACAGAAAACCAATCAGCATTTTTGTTTTTTTCATGAGGATTCCTTGTTGTTGTGGGTGATCTGATTGACGAGCTTGAGGTGCATCATCAGTCATCGTACAACATAGCATGCAAGGTCAGAAAAAAGCGAACTTGCGGCGAAGGCACATCTCGAAGTTAAAAGCCCGTATGGAATCTGCAATTCAAGGGTATCGGGGAGTTCAAATCATGCAGCCCAAGGAACATCCGCGATTCGAATTGACGCTGCTGATCGTGTTTGTGCTTATCGTCATTGCATTGGGCTATTCCCCGCGCAGCCGGGTGGATTGGGCGCTTGAGAACCTGCTGGCGCTGCTGCTGGTGGGGACGTTGGTGGCTAGCTATCGCCATTTTCGCCTGTCGGCGGCGTCCCTTGCGCTGGTGTTCGTTTTCTTGTGCATTCACGAACTGGGGGCGCATTACACCTATTCCCTGGTGCCTTACGATCGGTGGTGTTCGACCTTAACCGGCGTCAGTTTCGACAAGAGCCTTGGCCTGCACCGTAACCACTACGACCGCCTGGTTCACCTGAGTTACGGGCTGTTGATGGCCTGGCCGATCCGCGAAGTGCTGCTGCGGCTGACGCCGTTGCGCGGGCGCTGGCTGTTTTTCATGGCCCTGAACATCATCCTGTCGACCTCGGCCGTTTATGAGCTGGTGGAATGGATCGGTGGGGCCTACCTGGGCGACGACACGGCAAAAGCCTTCGTCGGCGCGCAAAACGACCCGTGGGATTCACAAAAGGACATGGCCCTGGCGGTTGCTGGTGCTTTCGTCAGCCTGCTATTGGTTTCCCTGCGCAATACGGCAGAAAACGCCGGATTACCTACCGCATGTCGAAAAAACAGGAATCAGTTGGGATAGGCTTCAATTACCGGACAGACACGTCGATAACCTCTTGAGATGCCATTCGCGGTGGCCGTTGGCCAACCAACATACGTGCCAGGAGAGGAACCACAGAGTGTCCATAAAACTGCGTTTACTGTTGTTGATCGGGACGGGGTTGCTGACCGCGTTGATCATGAGCCTGGTCGGTTACCTGGGGACTGCCCGGCTGGCGGATGCGGTGCAAGACAACGACATCGGCATGAGCGTGCTGCGCAATCACCTTGAAGCCGACATGATGCACGACGCCCTGCGCGCCGACGTGCTGGCGGCGATGCTGGTGGGGCTGGGCAAAAGCACCAGCAGCAAGGCCGAGGTACGTGGCTCTATCGATGAACACGCCGCGCATTTTCGTGAAGTGCTGGGTGAAAACCTCAAGCTGGCGGTGAACGACAGCCTCAAGGACGCCCTGAACCAGATCAAGCCGAGCCTCGACACCTACATCAGTGCCGCCGAGCGCATGGTGGTCCTGGCACTGGAAAACCCCGAGGCCGCGCAACAGCAATTGGCCGCCTTCAACAGCGCGTTCAGCCAGCTGGAGGCACAGATGGCGGCCCTCAGCGAGCGCATTGAACACAACACCCAGCAGACCAGCCAAGGCACAACGCAAGCCATCAGTAACGCCAACCTGACCTTGGGCGGCGTACTGGTCGCCAGCCTGGTGTTGCTGCTGGTCCAGGGACGCTGGGTGATCCTGAGCATCATGAGCCCGCTGCGGGCGGCCAGCCGCATCGCCGAGCGCATCGCCCATGGCAACCTGAGCGAGACGATTGTCGAGCCCGAGTACAAGGACGAAGCCAGCACCCTGATTCGCAGCCTGGCGACCATGCAGCGTGATCTGCGCGGCATGATCGAAGTGGTGCGCAGCAACGCCCATGGCGTCAGCGGCATGAGCACTCGACTGAGCGATGGCTGTCACCAGGTGGCCGGCAGCAGCCAGCAGCAAAGCACGGCCGCCAGCACCATGGCCGCCGCTGCCAGCGAAATGACCGCGAGCATCGAGGAAATCACCCGGCATGCCGAACGCGCGCTGGACATGGCCAACCAGGCCGAGGCGCTGGCCAAGGATGGCGGGCGGGTGATCCATCAGGTGGTCAGCGACATGGACGGCATCGCCCGTTCGGCGCAGCAGTCAGCGCAGGTGATCCGCACGCTGGACAAGGAATCCGAAGGGATTTTCAGCATCATCCAGGTGATCAAGGGCATCGCCGACCAGACCAACCTGCTGGCGCTCAACGCCGCCATCGAGGCCGCCCGCGCAGGCGAGCAGGGGCGTGGTTTTGCCGTGGTGGCCGACGAGGTGCGCAGCCTGGCGGGCCTCACCAGTGCCTCCACCCAGGAAATCGCCGCCATGGTCTCGCGCATCCAGCAAAGTACCCACCAGGCGGTGATC
Proteins encoded in this window:
- a CDS encoding methyl-accepting chemotaxis protein gives rise to the protein MSIKLRLLLLIGTGLLTALIMSLVGYLGTARLADAVQDNDIGMSVLRNHLEADMMHDALRADVLAAMLVGLGKSTSSKAEVRGSIDEHAAHFREVLGENLKLAVNDSLKDALNQIKPSLDTYISAAERMVVLALENPEAAQQQLAAFNSAFSQLEAQMAALSERIEHNTQQTSQGTTQAISNANLTLGGVLVASLVLLLVQGRWVILSIMSPLRAASRIAERIAHGNLSETIVEPEYKDEASTLIRSLATMQRDLRGMIEVVRSNAHGVSGMSTRLSDGCHQVAGSSQQQSTAASTMAAAASEMTASIEEITRHAERALDMANQAEALAKDGGRVIHQVVSDMDGIARSAQQSAQVIRTLDKESEGIFSIIQVIKGIADQTNLLALNAAIEAARAGEQGRGFAVVADEVRSLAGLTSASTQEIAAMVSRIQQSTHQAVISMEEGVAQVDKGMAVTADVERAIREILEATLNTTQLVNDISRTIGEQSLASNEIAHQVEMIAGMSEGNSKVIGQTALTTDELSSLAGKLSQSVDRFRL
- a CDS encoding nuclear transport factor 2 family protein — its product is MKKTKMLIGFLCLFSCYAAATPAAGDKDVAQAVDHLTQAMLHKDIAELNALTAENLTYGHSSGKIQDKQQFIADIETGKSAFKTLEMQNQTITVSGDVALVRHHFSAQALKGTEVVPTEIENFQIWQKQSGKWLLVGRQAFKF
- a CDS encoding DUF2238 domain-containing protein, with the protein product MQPKEHPRFELTLLIVFVLIVIALGYSPRSRVDWALENLLALLLVGTLVASYRHFRLSAASLALVFVFLCIHELGAHYTYSLVPYDRWCSTLTGVSFDKSLGLHRNHYDRLVHLSYGLLMAWPIREVLLRLTPLRGRWLFFMALNIILSTSAVYELVEWIGGAYLGDDTAKAFVGAQNDPWDSQKDMALAVAGAFVSLLLVSLRNTAENAGLPTACRKNRNQLG